In Falco rusticolus isolate bFalRus1 chromosome 11, bFalRus1.pri, whole genome shotgun sequence, the genomic window GATTAACAGTGGGGAAGAGCCGGACTCTGGCCACAGCCAGGAGAGGGGTTTCAGGATTGCTCTGAGCCACATGGACCTGCTCTATCTTTTCGGAGGCATCAGAGCCACTGCTGATAGATGTCCTTTCAGTCACTGGACAGGCCAGGATGGGAAAGAAGCTagagggaagagggagacaaataaaaagtgattttgTGTCATTCTGTTCTGTGTGCACATACCAGAAGCACTGGTAAGCCTAGGCTTCTCTGCGCtgctttccagcattttttctttattgctagTGCAGCAAGGGGAGAAGCTATAGGGTTTCTCCAGAGGATGCTGGAAAACGGTTATCCCACTTCTTCACGTCCAATCTCTATTTAAAGCTTCTTGTGaatgtcttttttcctgaagttaaaaaatactgtctgtTGTTAGACGTTGTTGGTTTATTTACCATTATGTACGGTACTATTGCCATCATTCAGTAatgtttgtcttctttttttgacAATGAAGAAAACCATAAAGGGCAGACGGATTTTTATGTCTGGCATTGGGCTGCAGATCTTGTGCGCTCAGAGATGGGTTCCCTAGCATGGCTCACAGAGGCTCTCTGTATGCAGAAGCAGGTCTCCCTCTGCTTGGCCCATTAACCAGGGTAACAGTATGTGCACTCTGCTAATGAGGAGTCTCACTAGGCAAACAGCAGCCTCTAAAGGGAACAAGGGATCAGAGCAGCGTGTATTTGTGGTGCCAGAAACTGTCTGCCTTCATCTAAATTCCCCACACATCActtagaagaaataaagcaagtatATAATACAACAAAGACCCCCTAAAAATACAGAGTGAAACCTATCAAATGCAACAGCCAAATTAATTTTTGGTCTTGAAAGCTGTCCCTGCACAGTAATTTGGAAGATAGTTTCCAGTTCCATCTGCTGTCAGACACTGCCCCTGTTTCAGTACTGCTGACTTGCAACGCCATGGCTCAGATCCACAGAGTTGCTTCAGCATCTATCTGGCAAGGGTTGGGTCTCCGCATGTTTTGGTGCGTGTGAACATTAATGTTTTCTCAAGAGTCTGCACTGTAGGAAACATGATTCTGTCTTGCCTAACACTCAAATTGTCTATGCTTTTGGAAAGACCTTACAAACAGCACCTCCAGAGGCTGTGGCATCACAATATGGAAAAGCACTCATAAGCCATTATTAAGGGAGGGTGAGGTGGGTGGATGGGATAAAATGTTGTGATTCTAAAGCAATCTGTTGATGCGTGTCCTCCGGTGTACCGATGGCAGTCGAGTCAGCTAACTGGCCTCAAAACCTGAGCTGACAGTGGCATATGTGTTACAGAGCTTTGAGCAGGAGTGTTGCGTGGCATCTGAGTAGCTAACAATTGTATTAGTGTATCCTTTaagaattttctgtgtttttcaatGCTtgatagaaaaattattttttaaagcttaccACCAGCTATTGCCAGTCGCCTGCGTTtgatgtggaaataaaaaagagaagggtAATTCCTTACCAATGGATGTGAAATGCATGCAGATATGGAAGAGGCATCAGCGCGAGGTGTTCTTCAGCTCAggctctgctgggagctgccgTTGCAGGGTTTTCTCTCCCCGGCTTCAGCTGGGCATGTACTTAAAGCTGCATGGGGCACCTCTAATTTATGAGGTCTGTTTTTTCCAtcagtatttccaaaataaaagtgaaaggCAACAAAGGTTTGTCCCAGCGCTGTCCCAGCTGTTCTCTGCTGTAGAAGTATGTCTTCCCTGGTAGGTCTGCTGAGCATTTGCAAGACAGGAACACAAAAATCAGAACTGCCgctcctggctgcctgcagtgtgATAACGAATGCTGCATTCCCTTGCCACCACTCTAGCAAGTCAGGCCTGGTGGCATGGATGCTGCCGAGCTTCCGACCTGGTTGGATGGAGTCAGGCATGCATTGCCATCGTTTTCACTGTTGGTCTATTAATTTGCAAGTGCTGTAGAGGACAACGTGCCTTTCTCTTGGGGATTGCCAGCCGTGTGAGAGGTATGTGTGATTTCATCTGGCATCGTAGCATGCACCCAGGGAACAGCTTTTGGAAGGACAAGAGGCTGAGAGAGAGATTCCTCTGCCTGGCCAAGTAGTGCTTAAAGCAACAGAGAAGGGTTGcgagaggggagcagggaacaAGGGGTAAGACGTTTTTACGCTGCTCACTCAGAAAGCTGCAAAGTCCCAGCCTAGCTACTAACCCAAGTTCATTTACAGATGTCACCTTGTGCCTTTGGAGACTGCAGTACCTCCCGAGGGTCAGTTGGGCAAGCAGACACACGGCAGTCCCTGAGAAGGTGCCAAAGTGAGCGTCTTTCCACACGGGTATGCCCAGTGTAGTGGGAGTCAGTTATAAATTCTTGGGATGGCTGTATGCTTGTGATGAATTGCAGCCATTAGGGCCTGAATCCTTCCCTGCTGGATCCCCGGCTCTGAATGAGCTGAATCCCTTAAGTCCCTGGGCAGCGTATCAGCAAGTGTGTGCTCATTGCTAAGCCTGCGCACGGTTGGATGGCACCAAACCCACACTGATGGGTCCCAGCATATAGATTATTAGATTATGGATTTCCAGTACTACTGTAATATGAAGTGATTGTGGTGAGCATTTTGGATGTTAGTTAAAGGACAAAGTTTGTAAATGCCCTTGGgagtatttttattacattccCATGCAAATTTATCTTTCCATCATAACTTACTGGGAAGTTTCAGTGCTGGTTTGATCTCAGGGATTCAGTTACACAATGTGCCGTAGgctttaaaatcagtttctttgCCTGTACATGCTCATGTATTAGCTGATTTTTCAGAGGAGGTAGTGATGTAAGCCTAGACATCTGAGGTGAAGATAAAGCCCTTGATCTGCCTGTAGTTTGGGTTAGCTAAAGCACTTTAGCAACTTGCACTCAAAACATGGTGGATTTAAAACTGGGTGAGTATgcacacaaatatttcaaagcatcCCTGAAACCACTATGAATAAAACGGAAAGATATGAAATGATAGCTGAAAGGGCCTGTGAAATCTGAGCACAGGGTAAGTGTTTTAGCcagacctttgagatcaaggCTAAGGTGTGTAAAGCTGAATGTATCTACAGAACGGTCTGGTTTTTCAAGGATTCAGAAGGCCTCGTTGACCCATCAGATACAGGTGGAGTCAATGCAGAGAGGGATTTACCTGCCTGAATGGATGGCACCCCAGTCCTGCCCTCCCTTCCTCACcggagctgcaggagggcagcacCAGCATCCGTGTTCTGAGGTGGCGTGTCAGAGGGACCACCTGGGTGATAGCTGGGAACTTTTATGCCACATCCTGGGAGTTTCATTTCCAGAGcagttttttttcaaacctcACGGAAGTACTTGCTCACACAGACTGAGAGGTGTGGGCTGCAGGAAACTGAGCACTGGCCTTGCTCTTTTGTAGGACGATGATTCCCGTGACCGAATTTCGCCAGTTCTCGGAGCAGCAGCCGGCGTTCAGAGTGCTGAAGCCCTGGTGGGATGTGTTCACGGACTATCTCTCTGTTGCCATGCTGATGATCGGTGTGTTTGGGTGCACATTACAGGTAAATCAAACGGGATGGAAGCGAGGCGGGTGCTCTCGGGGTTGCTGAAAGAGGACCACAATCCGGAAGGTCCTTAGAAGGATGATGTCACATCTTGTTTTATCTCTTGGGTTCACcatgaacaaagcaaaaattcacTGGTCCCAGGATTAAAGCTGTTTAGGTAGCAACATCAAATAACACAGACCAGACTTAGCAGCTGTAAATCAGCAGAGTTGCGCTAGAGTCGATGGAGCCGTGCCAGCTAAGATAAGAGCTGTTGGTTTGGCTTGTGCCTGGATGCCTGTTTTCACCACAGTTTGGCATAACAAAGCAGACAATCAACTTCAGTTCTTATTTATTACCATTCTTCTGTTGAAAAGATtgaaaaatgtagttttgtaatttctgtttttctttatttggcaGATGTTAATATTATTTCTCTTGTTATGCTTCAAAGAGATTTGAAATGAATGCGCTTATTTTAATAACACCACCCACAACTAATATTATGCCTCTTCCATTCCAAAGCATCTCTGAGGATGCTGACACATAAACAATTGACATTACTATCAATTGCTGTTAGTTAGATTTTGCTAAAGaggcaaaagctgaaaagaagtgGAAAGTACTGTTTGGGACAGActccacaaaaacaaaaagttatAGTACTAGTTCAAATGTGGATCTCACGTTTCTTGGCATGACTTGGAAATGGAGCTAAAGGGACATACTGATAGAGCTCTTATTTCAGGGGAATTTGCTTACTTACATGGTCCAAGATTTTTACATAATATATCCCAAATTTCATGTGAAATCAACGGTAGTTTTGCCTGTATTCTCTGTTCTCAAGTATTTTCAGTTGAAAGGGTACAACGTCTATGttgaaaaatctctttaataGGGCTGAATTTTGCATTAGTAGCTAAGTGTTTGCTTAGGCATGCAAAGTAGAacatctgttatttttcagtttaccTGCTTGATTGGGTGAAGCACACTGGAAAATAATGTGTGGAAACACTGCAAAGAATAGGcgattttatttcttttatttcttttttattccaaCTTACTACCAAAGGTATGAATTCAGGGTGTAAGTAAGGATGTGTATCTGAATAGCGTTTACAGACAAAGACAAAAACTGCAGGAGTTTTTGATGTGTCAACAGTTGTGGCACTGATATTGTTCAAAACACACGTGGTCTTATCTCAGCATCTCCCTGCACCAGGGTGGATCATCAAGGAGGATCTGATTTTGGTAGCTCTTGTTGCGTACCCTGTATTCAGTGCTTTCAACAACCATGACGTCAAAGAGTACATCTACACTACACACACATTCTTGGTTAGGGATAATCGCAGTTGTCATTCAGGGCAAATAACAGAGCTCCTTGGTTTATCACATAgattagaatttaaaattcagacTTACGGGGACCCTTGCAGTGAACTCGAACTATTATTTCAAGTTAAACCAAAGGTGATTGGTCCCTAAAGGCACTCTGACCTCAGTTTTTCAACATGGATGGCCACCCCAAATTAagaaagttggggttttttgcattgtAGAGAGACTCAAGGACAGAAGGGCAGAGCTACTTTTCCCTGAGGTATGTGGTATGAGGacttttgtgtgtatgtatgagaaactgaataaaaattacattgatGCGCACACACAGAGAGATGCTGGCAATTCTCTATTATCTCTATCTGTCTTTATTATTACTGAAGATTAATAATGTCCCAGCATAGGTATGCCCACGTTAGCTCTTTGTCAGCCATTTTTGGTGTGATAAGATAGCACCGTGTGAGCATACAGCCACATGAATGCAGTTATGCTGCTTTCAAGCCTAAGCTATCTCTGAATATTGTGTGGCCAGGGTGGATACCCCTGGCAAGAACAGTCTGTTTCTGGGGAGAGCAGTGCAGGAGATCCCTGATCTTTTCTGGAAGCATTACccacacttttcctttttctggatTATCTCAATGCCCTCTTACTCAAAGTATGGAAAACTAACCACAGATGAAAAGGGGTGACCTAGTTCTTGGCATATAGAACAAGTGTCTTGtcaggaataataataataaaaataataataacaatagcGCAGGCTATGGGGAGGAACGCCTGACAGCTGGAGGAGCTCCAAGGACAGCTACCCATTGGTACTGCCACCTTTGTTTGTACATCAGTTTGAGAGGtatctttttgtgtgtttcaggTCATGCAAGACAAGATAATATGCCTTCCAAAGCGCATACAGCCTTGCCAGAACCAATCTAATAGTTCAAATGTGTTTAACACAATCCCAGATACAACCCCCCTTCCTCCACCTAAGCCATCCACCCCTCCAGCTACAGTTGAAATGAAAGGACTGAAGACTGATTTGGACCTTCAGCAATACAGCTTTATAAATCAGGTGTGCTACGAACGTGCTCTGCACTGGTATGCCAAGTACTTCCCTTACCTTGTCCTTATACACACACTGGTCTTCATGCTGTGTAGTAACTTTTGGTTCAAATTCCCTGGATCGAGCTCCAAAATCGAACACTTCATTTCAATACTAGGGAAATGCTTTGATTCTCCCTGGACAACAAGAGCCTTATCTGAAGTGTCAGGGGAAGACTCTGAAGAGAAGGATAACAGGAAGAACAACATAAACAAGTCTAATACTATCCAGCCAAGCACTGAGGGCACTTTGGTCAAGTCACAGTCTTTAAAATCAATTCCTGAGAAGTTGGTTGTGGATAAGGGAACACCTGGGGCATTAGATAAGAAAGAAGGTGAACAGGCCAAAGCACTCTTTGAAAAGGTGAAGAAATTCAGACTGCATGTTGAGGAGGGTGATATTCTTTATGTCATGTATGTTCGCCAGACTGTACTTAAGGTAATTAAATTCCTGATTATTATTGCTTACAACACAGCACTTGTCTCAGAAGTCAATTTTACAGTAGTCTGTAATGTTGATATTGAAGATATGACAGGATATAAGAATTTCTGCTGTAATCACACAATGGCACATCTGTTCTCTAAACTTTCTTACTGCTACCTGTGCTTTGTAAGCATCTACGGCCTCACATGCCTTTATACACTATACTGGTTGTTCTACCGTTCGCTGAAAGAATATTCTTTTGAATATGTTCGGCAAGAGACGGGAATTGACGATATCCCGGATGTCAAGAATGACTTTGCTTTTATGCTTCATATGATTGATCAGTATGATCCTCTCTATTCCAAGCGGTTTGCTGTCTTCCTatctgaagtcagtgaaaataAGCTGAAACAGCTGAACCTGAACAACGAGTGGACTGCCGATAAACTGCGACAGAGGCTGCAGACGAACTCCCATAGCCATTTGGAGCTACAGCTCTTCATGCTTTCTGGACTACCAGACACAGTTTTTGAAATTACTGAGCTGCAGTCATTAAAGcttgaaataattaataatgTAATGATACCAGCAACCATTGCACAGTTGGACAATCTCCAGGAACTCTCATTGCACCAGTGTTCTGTGAAGATCCACAGCGCTGCCTTGGCATTTCTGAAAGAGAATCTCAAGATCTTGAGCGTTAAGTTTGATGACATCAGAGAACTTCCACACTGGATGTATGGCCTCAGAAATTTGGAAGAGCTCTATTTAATTGGCTCCCTAAGTCACGATATTTCCAAAAACATTACACTGGAGTCTTTTCGGgaacttaaaagccttaaagTTCTTTacataaaaagtaatttgtcCAAAATCCCACAATCTGCTGTCGATGTTTCAAGTCACCTGCAAAAATTGTGCGTCCATAACGATGGCACTAAGTTAGTGATGCTCAACAATCTGAAGAAGATGGTCAACCTGACACAGCTGGAATTAGTTCATTGTGATTTAGAGCGCATACCTCATGCAGTTTTCAGCCTTCTCAGTCTTCAGGAATTGGATCTAAAGGAAAACAACCTCAAATCCATCGAAGAAATAGTAAGTTTTCAACATCTGCGAAAACTGACAATCCTAAAGCTCTGGTACAACAGTATAACATACATCCCAGAGCATATAAAGAAACTCACGAGTCTCGAGCGGCTTTCCTTCAGCCATAACAAAATAGAGGTTCTTCCGTCCCACCTATTCCTATGCAACAAAATCAGATATTTGGATTTGTCTTACAATGACATTCGCTTTATCCCACCTGAAATAGGAGTTCTGCAGAGTTTACAGTACTTTTCCATTACTTGCAACAAAGTGGAGAGTGTGCCAGATGAACTATACTTTTGCAAAAAACTTAAAACTCTGAAAATTGGGAAAAATAACTTGTCAGTCCTTTCACCTAAAATTGGTAATTTGGTATTCCTCTCCTATTTGGATATTAAAGGCAATCACTTTGAAATCCTCCCACCTGAGCTCGGAGAATGCAGAGCTCTGAAGCGGACTGGTTTCACTGTAGAGGACACCTTGTTTGAAACGTTGCCTTCTGATGTCAGGGAGCAAATGAAAGCTGAATAACTAACTTCCTCTTGCtcagttttacagaaataacGCTTCTACCAAATACGCTGTAGAAAGTGCATACTCCAAATATGCGTTTAGtttgtcatgatttttttcattttcaaacaaatcCTTTCTGTACAAACACATTTGGAGTAAGGagtacatatatttttaaataaaattgcctcgtattttttcactgttttaagatattttttaagtttgttttgcCCTGGAACAAGGGTGTCTGTAACTTAATTTTTACTGGTAAAAGTAAATGGGTTtatctgctgattttttttttttccctttgcctaATTCCGACAGGGGAACTGGGTTTAAGCTGTATGCTTTGGGttgtataatttttaatagaGGATTATATTGTCTTCCTTGTTATTGTTGATCCCTTAGGACATGGTCTTCAACGGGTGGTGCTGCAGGTGTTGAATGCCTTGTTTCGTCTTTTCTTCACTGGCAGTAGAAGGTGTTCAGCATCTAACAAGATGAAATCTGGGTTGAccatccttttttatttatgacGTGGTTTCCTTAGATGGTCAAAGCAAGTAGAAGGgtcttttatgtatttatactGGTCTGAGGGAGCATGCAGAACTCCTTCACCGCCTTTTGGCAAGTTCAGTCTAGCTGTCCGTTCGCACACCGCGCCGAGCAGGAGGCACTGACTGAGATTTCCTCTCTGGTGCAGGAAGGGTAAGGTCACAGTTCACAGACAAGTCCGGACCAAAGTGACTCATTTTGAAGATTTTCCAAACAGTGCAAAGGGATGCGGCTGCCTGTTTCCTGCTAACTTGAATGGAAGGGGTGCAATGAACTCACTGTGTTGGAAACATCAACCCAGCGAGATGAAACACTATCTTGAAAATTCCCCATCCTCTGCTAAACACCCCATCTTGCAAGGGAGAAAGTGCCCTCTGCCCTCCTCAGTTCACTTCCCCGTGGGGATGCCTGGCACCCTGCAGGAATGGGATCCAGAAAAAGTGCAATCGTGTTTAGTTTGTAAAGCTCCTGACAAGGAAATAGCATCTAATACACTCCTTAATTGAGCTTGAGTATCTTATAACCGAGCTCAGCACAGGAACATTGGCAGATTTACAAAACTGagattaaaaatgaatacattaaCTTCTCAAAAGTCTCAACTTATCAGGAGACAGTGATGAAGACTATTTTTTCATCTCCCTGCTAGTTATTAAATTGTGACTCATACAATTGgaagtttgctttttaaaataacgTAGTAATCTGTAACAATGGTGCATCAGGTTGGGAACTTTATCCTCTGAAGCCATGTTCAGTTGTTTATTTAATCCagccatttgctttctttcaggcAAGTTTGGCAGGTATATGGTAACTCACGTGCTGCTCACAAGCTTATTTAAGCTAATCAAAAGTAACCCTATgatagtaaaatattttgctagGAGGAGGTCTCTTCATCCTATCCAACAACACGTATGTGAGTCAGATGCAGGCACTGGATAAACGCTTTGCAAGAATATCTAGGAATAAGTACTTCTTTCTCTAGGAGGCGATGCTGTTCATAAATTGCAGAGGTTGAGTTGCTGATTGTTTAAAGTTATGTAAAATAATTGATGATTGTCAGGTTGGTTGctcttaaatgttttctaacTGCCATTGTGTGTCTTGAGCTACAGTTAATCTGAGTTCTCGAGCTTGGTACAAAAGCATATTGTTGTTTTAAGAGTCTGACTTATAGAGGTGGGGAGACGAACAAAAATGAGCATTTCCTCATTAATCCAGGGTGTGCTATTCAATCTGGTATGCAGGCTTGCCACAGTGCAAAGTCAGACTTATTTTTTGCGCTTGACTATGTTCTGGAGAAGATCCATGTGATTAATCAAAAATGGGTCAGGCATGAAAGAATCAAAGCAAGCTTTTTTAAAGGGGTTTGATTTAGTTCTATTAAAGACTTGTGACTGATGTAGCTATTGCGAGAGCTACGCTTACTCATGTACAGAATGCACTTATTGGAAGAGCTTGGCAGTGTATATCTTCTAAATGTATTTCACTTTGATGTAACGTGAGGGAGAGAAAAGTTTCATTGCTCATATTAGCCTAATTATGTAAACCAAAGTGCTGTTGTCCCTGATGAATgtaaactgtttaaaatgtcCAAGTAATCGGTGGAGCTGTATAGTTCTCTTATTTAGATTTGAAATATGGGATtacatttaaagttttttaaaaagatctttaTATTCCTAGATGTAGCATTTTAAATCCctaatttattttgtgtctgATGTTGTTAAATGTATAGTATGTCGTCTATTTTCTGAATGGAAGTTATGCACACCTCATAACTGAAGGTTGGAGACTTGTTCTACACCATTTTTGTAAATACGTCACTTAGGGGATGTGGGGGGATTGTTTGTTACCAATTATACTTACACCAGTGCAACCCCTCATGTGGACACAGTTACATGAGTATAAAGTGCCTTGTGCTGGCATATCTTTATTCACTTTGATAGGAATAAACTATACCGGTCTAAGCACTTTCACACTAACAACTGTATCTTTTCCAAGGATTTGATCTGCTGAGACAGCTTCCTCAATCTGACAGCTCACTGCCACCAGAAAGGGACAGTTCCCTCCTCCTCCCGTGCTCCCTATCCCTGCCAACACGTGCCAGCTGCTTCTCTTGTACCTTTACTGGTCTGATCCCTCCACAGGACAAATCAACTTTTTAAGCCAGCAGAAAACTAagccagtttaaaaaaaggacaaattttCTGCTGGATCAGTTCTCCAAAGGATCGGATGCACAGTAGGGTGGAAGTAGCGAGGGGACAGGACTCCGCAGCCCGATCCCCGCAAGGAAAAGGAGGGACAAGTCACTctggaggtgctgagctgctaGGTCAGTTCAGCATCTTGCCGAGCCACGTGCTTGGAGAGCTGTGCTGTTTTATCTGTAGCGGGGTTGGGTGGCATGGATTTTGTGGGTACACAACCCTCAGGCTCGCAGTGAATGGTAAATTATCACATTACTGTTAATTGCTTAAATTTAATGAAACAAACTCAGGTAGCTGCACTGTTGACTTTTGTAAACTTCTTACTGTCTAGTCTGTGGGatgtattttccaaaaccatattacagtattttagaaatgcGTCAGCTCAAAGAAGATTGTTTCCTAATTCTGTATGACAtccaggaaaaaatgtaaaagtgcCATATTTACTCAGTGATTCATGTACTGCTCATATGTATATTCACATGCAATGCGTACTAGACTTTTCTGTGACCTATAGTATTTGACTTAGAATGGATGGACATTTTGTGGATAATACTTCAGGCatggtttatatatatacacacacacacacacaaagagtTTATATAACTACTTACATTAATCAGGTGCCTAACAAGTATGACAATTCCAGAACATAAGCAAGGCATTTTACATTATTGCtcaaaaataatacaaatctTCCTTGGTAACAGAAGCAGAGATGACAAGGAGTGCACCAAAAATAAGATGACAACCTTAGTAGTACATTAAACCTGACAAGCAAATCTACTTTGTGATCAAAATCTGGAGATGTGCATCTCCCTCTTTGTCAAGATGAGGATGGATATATGTGCTGACCTCTTGCATTTAGCCAGCCCAACAACTTTTGTAAATTCTGATTGCAAAGCGCCTGCCTAAAGTCTCCTATCATGTTTCTGGCACTTCTAATAATACATGTGCTTAAGTGGTGACAAGTCCTGTAAGAATGCCAAGGAAAAACTCTGAAATTTGACCAAATGGACAAACTTCTTAATTCTGTAGCAAGAATCTTAATATGGTAATAGACCTGTGTAGTGTTACATTGCAATATAGTACACccagaaaaaatggaaataaaatgctctTTTGTAATAATGAACATTGTCAGACTGGAatgtgattttttgtttgggaaatattttgtttctgggtTACCTAAAGATCAAACATAACCATCTTTTGGGTTTGATCCCTTGGGAGGGAAGTCAGGAAAATATGCTTGAAAAAACATCGTTAGGCTTGACGGGATTTATAGCCGCATGGTCTCGCTTCCTGTGCACCTCCTTCCATCTCCTCCTTCTGGCAGCCTGCTCAGTGGCCAGCAAAGAAGCCATCCCTGCGGGAGCAGCTCCCCCGCTCCGgtccctgtgctctgccagggcCGGGGGGATGCCggggccctgccagcctgggctACCACACGGCCCCGTGCAGCCGGTGGCCAGGGGCACGGaggctcctgcctcccccaTCATGTGCCTGTGCCACTAAGGGAAACGATGCTCTTGGTGCTTGCATCTGACGTAACCCCCTATAAATCTGACCAAAGGCGATGGGTTTGTGCTGCCTGCATTTGGCGTGGGATGTTTTCTTCGTTTCTCCATACCTTTTAAGTTGGAAGCAATaatgtgtttcagttttggtttttgaTACTGAGGCAACGCTGTCCTGCTGAGATGGAGCAAGAAATGCTCCTCTCTGGTTCTCATGGtcccagggagaggaggggagcgGTAAGCACGGGCAGTCAGCCTGAGTCGGCTTTGCCCCTGGATAAaccctggcagggagctggcagcagggacatGCTGCCCCTGGGGCACGGCGAGCCTCGCGGAGGAGTAGAGGATGGAGATGCCTTGCTGACAGCACCTGCTCCTAACCTCCGGGCTGTTCCCTGCGAAGATGTGGAGGGCTGGTGGAGGGCTGGAAAAGCTGGTATGCTccttgcagccctgctccttcccaccggccccgccgcagATACCATCTCTGGGCCGCACCCGGCGGGATGGGAACGCTCAGGCGAAACCACGGCGGGGATCCCTGGGGCGATGAGATCGCGCTGCTGGAGCAGATGTCGCCCCGTTTGTTGAgtgtgctggtggcaggaggCGTTCACGGCCCAAGTTAGCTGAGCCCCAACAAACCTCTTCTTTTGGTTTCCTGAATATGcgtgctggggagcaggagtTAACCGGGGCAGATACCATGCCATGAGAAACCCCCAAGCAGCAGCCCGGGGGGctcccagggcacagccccCTGCAGCTATGTCATCTGCTTGCCAGCAAGCAGCAGCGCTCGGGCCAGTTTGTCCTTCACCTCACACCAAATAGGTACTGGGAATTCCCAACGGTTGTGAGAGTTTGCTTGTATGTCCTCATATTGCATTTGATAGTGTGGGCAATGGTAAGAAAATTGCATGTCTGCCGTCTTTTCTCTGTAGGAGCATTCATGAAGCCCTGAAGACTGAGGTGAAGAAGCcgtttctgtttctgcttttttttatccGTGATTGCCTCAGAAATACCCCTCGTGCCAAGGGTGCAGGTCTTCCCCGCTGCCGCCTCTGTCCCCACGTGCAGCGAGCACACAGGAGCGATGGCCCACGGGGGCTGGGGCCAGGAGGCAGGAGCGGGTCTGCCAGGAGGGCGAGGACgagcccctcagcctccccccGCTGGGGGGGCacc contains:
- the LRRC8C gene encoding volume-regulated anion channel subunit LRRC8C — encoded protein: MIPVTEFRQFSEQQPAFRVLKPWWDVFTDYLSVAMLMIGVFGCTLQVMQDKIICLPKRIQPCQNQSNSSNVFNTIPDTTPLPPPKPSTPPATVEMKGLKTDLDLQQYSFINQVCYERALHWYAKYFPYLVLIHTLVFMLCSNFWFKFPGSSSKIEHFISILGKCFDSPWTTRALSEVSGEDSEEKDNRKNNINKSNTIQPSTEGTLVKSQSLKSIPEKLVVDKGTPGALDKKEGEQAKALFEKVKKFRLHVEEGDILYVMYVRQTVLKVIKFLIIIAYNTALVSEVNFTVVCNVDIEDMTGYKNFCCNHTMAHLFSKLSYCYLCFVSIYGLTCLYTLYWLFYRSLKEYSFEYVRQETGIDDIPDVKNDFAFMLHMIDQYDPLYSKRFAVFLSEVSENKLKQLNLNNEWTADKLRQRLQTNSHSHLELQLFMLSGLPDTVFEITELQSLKLEIINNVMIPATIAQLDNLQELSLHQCSVKIHSAALAFLKENLKILSVKFDDIRELPHWMYGLRNLEELYLIGSLSHDISKNITLESFRELKSLKVLYIKSNLSKIPQSAVDVSSHLQKLCVHNDGTKLVMLNNLKKMVNLTQLELVHCDLERIPHAVFSLLSLQELDLKENNLKSIEEIVSFQHLRKLTILKLWYNSITYIPEHIKKLTSLERLSFSHNKIEVLPSHLFLCNKIRYLDLSYNDIRFIPPEIGVLQSLQYFSITCNKVESVPDELYFCKKLKTLKIGKNNLSVLSPKIGNLVFLSYLDIKGNHFEILPPELGECRALKRTGFTVEDTLFETLPSDVREQMKAE